In Diachasmimorpha longicaudata isolate KC_UGA_2023 chromosome 7, iyDiaLong2, whole genome shotgun sequence, the following proteins share a genomic window:
- the LOC135164736 gene encoding proteasome subunit alpha type-5 isoform X1 — MFLTRSEYDRGVNTFSPEGRLFQVEYAIEAIKLGSTVIGISTSEGVVLAAERRITSPLMEPTTIEKIVEVDKHIGCAGSGLMADSRTMIDRARAECQNHWFVYNEKMSVESVAQAVSNLAIQFGDSDDDGSAMSRPFGVAILFAGIDEKGPQLFHMDPSGTFVQFDAKAIGSGSEGAQQSLQDVFHKSMTLKEAIKATITILKQVMEEKLNETNVELMTMTPEAKFHMFTKEELQEVIESVAVSVEESARRRSSSRSSSTPFLTPVASVLSGY, encoded by the exons ATGTTCTTAACACGTTCGGAATACGATCGCGGTGTGAATACATTCTCCCCCGAAGGACGTTTGTTCCAAGTAGAGTATGCCATCGAAGCTATAAAGCTCGGCTCAACAGTGATCGGAATATCAACCTCCGAAGGGGTTGTGTTAGCAGCCGAGAGACGCATAACATCGCCTTTGATGGAGCCAACAACAATCGAGAAGATTGTTGAAGTTGATAAGCACATTGGTTGTGCTGGCTCTGGCCTTATGGCCGACTCCAGAACTATGATTGATCGAGCTCGGGCTGAATGCCAGAATCACTGGTTTGTTTACAACGAGAAGATGAGTGTTGAGTCTGTTGCCCAGGCAGTGTCCAATTTGGCAATTCAATTTGGAGATAGCGATGATGATGGCAGCGCTATGTCGAGACCCTTCGGTGTGGCTATTCTCTTTGCTGGTATTGATGAGAAAGGCCCGCAACTGTTTCATATGGATCCATCAGGCACTTTCGTGCAGTTCGATGCTAAGGCTATTGGCTCGGGGAGTGAAGGGGCACAACAATCACTTCAAGATGTTTTCCATaag TCAATGACTCTGAAAGAAGCCATAAAAGCCACGATAACAATTCTCAAACAAGTAATGGAGGAGAAGTTGAACGAAACAAACGTTGAACTCATGACTATGACGCCAGAGGCCAAGTTCCATATGTTTACGAAGGAGGAATTGCAGGAG GTTATCGAGAGTGTGGCGGTAAGCGTAGAAGAATCAGCGAGACGAAGGAGCAGTAGTAGATCGTCCTCAACTCCTTTCCTAACTCCCGTCGCTTCAGTCCTGTCTGGATACTGA
- the LOC135164732 gene encoding SUN domain-containing protein 1-like isoform X1 codes for MDHPLVKSKMEITKTHRSSSFNGVYDSSIESAVPNIRNPFTLILELDLFVLLTFGYYFRRFIKAITPFLRIFTIISFGITLILTFILIHSSMNKSSSRELAIAGQLQSTNYLMQLELERLRSKTVDLEFAMRKMNSQLKAARVGTKSHQETLADFASESAGGSIIDTPGTKSYHDQGQLKTLFGILLWKPNYFTPRKVIQPWTQAGECWAFYGSQGKIEIELAYSTFVNKVTLEHISASASLTGTIDSAPKEFRVLGKFQGNYIELATFTYRHDGPPSQSFQIVTKDMQNNPTKQIMLQILSNWGHPDYTCIYRFKVHGKMYNKI; via the exons ATGGACCATCCACTCGTGAAatcaaaaatggaaattacaAAGACTCACAGAAGCTCAAGTTTCAACGGCGTTTATGACTCATCCATTGAGTCAGCAGTTCCGAATATACGAAATCCTTTTACACTCATCCTGGAACTGGACTTATtcgttttattaacatttggATACTACTTTCGAAGATTCATCAAAGCAATCACACCTTTCTTGAGGATATTTACGATCATTAGCTTTGGAATAACTTTGATACTGACTTTTATATTGATTCACTCGTCGATGAATAAGTCCTCATCAAGAGAACTGGCAATTGCTGGACAGTTGCAGAGCACTAATTATTTGATGCAGCTAGAACTGGAACGATTGAGAAGCAAGACTGTGGATCTCGAATTTGCTATGAGAAAAATG AATTCTCAGTTAAAGGCAGCCCGAGTGGGCACAAAAAGTCATCAAGAAACATTAGCTGATTTCGCTTCCGAGTCAGCTGGAGGCTCCATCATTGACACCCCAGGGACAAAATCTTATCACGATCAGGGTCAACTCAAAACACTCTTTGGCATTCTACTCTGGAAGCCCAACTATTTCACTCCTCGCAAAGTCATTCAG CCATGGACTCAAGCTGGCGAGTGTTGGGCTTTCTATGGTTCtcaaggaaaaattgaaatcgaaCTTGCATATTCAACGTTTGTTAATAAAGTAACTTTGGAGCATATTTCAGCTAGTGCATCATTGACCGGGACTATTGATTCAGCTCCCAAGGAATTTCGTGTTCTG ggaaaatttcagggaaattaTATCGAGCTGGCCACCTTTACGTACAGGCATGATGGACCTCCATCCCAAAGTTTTCAGATTGTG ACAAAGGACATGCAGAATAACCCAACAAAGCAGATAATGTTGCAAATTCTCTCCAACTGGGGACATCCCGATTACACATGCATCTATCGTTTCAAAGTCCATGGAAAAATGTACAATAAGATTTAG
- the LOC135164737 gene encoding methyl-CpG-binding domain protein 3 isoform X1, with protein MNMSVEKRKYPSALPTNWPTRDESTRKAQNQLSSLSNSGKIDVYYYSRGVRNDTSLVPPIRQTASIFKQPVTIYKTQEGKVKDIKHGSQEKPKQDGADKTDSKYGSQDKPKQLFWEKRLEGLRACDPDGYEFDGMDLPKTLKPVGPYITEETLLQSVATALHVSLQPVTGQTGAKSALEKNPGVFLNPEQPLVQAVAIADDDIKRQEDRVALARIKLKEALRT; from the exons atgaatATGTCAGTGGAGAAGCGAAAATATCCATCGGCTCTGCCGACAAATTGGCCCACGAGGGATGAGAGCACCAGGAAAGCACAAAATCAACTCTCGTCATTGTCCAACTCTGGTAAAATTGACGTTTACTACTACAG tcgaGGTGTGAGAAATGATACGTCATTGGTACCCCCAATAAGACAGACTGCTTCGATATTCAAACAACCAGTGACAATTTACAAAACTCAGGAGGGAAAAGTAAAGGATATTAAGCATGGCAGCCAAGAAAAGCCGAAAcag GATGGGGCCGATAAAACTGACAGCAAGTATGGCTCCCAAGATAAGCCTAAACAG TTATTTTGGGAGAAGAGACTGGAGGGATTGAGGGCTTGTGATCCAGATGGTTACGAATTCGATGGCATGGATTTGCCGAAGACATTAAAGCCAGTTGGACCTTATATCACAGAGGAAACGCTACTCCAAAGTGTTGCCACAGCCCTCCACGTTTCCTTACAGCCCGTGACGGGTCAAACGGGGGCTAAGTCCGcgttagaaaaaaatccaggagTATTTCTCAATCCAGAGCAACCCCTCGTGCAG GCTGTCGCGATAGCTGATGACGATATTAAGAGGCAAGAAGATCGAGTTGCACTGGCAAGGATAAAACTTAAAGAAGCCTTACGTACATAA
- the LOC135164735 gene encoding small ribosomal subunit protein uS2: protein MSGGLDVLALKEDDVTKMLAACTHLGSENVNYQMEQYVYKRRVDGAGVNIINIRRTWEKLLLAARAIVAIEHPSEVFVISSRPVGQRAVLKFAAHTGATPIAGRFTPGAFTNQIQAAFREPRLLIVTDPASDHQPITEASYVNIPVIAFCNTDSPLRFVDISIPCNTKSLHSIGLMWWLLAREVLRLRGSIPRESKWDVVVDLFFYRDPEEAEKEEQAAKEIAPPPKEFTPAEPTTTDPGWGNEVESTPATENWADDSAPTPAAAPAPAPAAAFAPSSDWATQVQDEWSANAAATPAQAPAQNWGGSAAEKWT, encoded by the exons ATGTCGGGAGGATTAGATGTGTTAGCCCTCAAAGAGGATGATGTTACGAAAATGTTGGCGGCATGCACCCACTTGGGTTCTGAGAACGTCAATTATCAGATGGAACAGTATGTCTACAAACGTCGTGTAGATG GAGCTGGAGTGAATATTATCAACATCCGCCGTACCTGGGAGAAGCTTCTCTTGGCTGCTCGTGCGATTGTTGCCATTGAACACCCCAGTGAGGTCTTCGTCATCAGCTCCAGGCCTGTTGGACAGAGGGCTGTTCTCAAGTTCGCAGCACACACTGGAGCCACACCCATTGCTGGACGTTTCACTCCTGGTGCATTCACCAATCAGATccag GCTGCTTTCCGTGAGCCTCGTCTACTGATCGTCACAGACCCAGCATCCGACCACCAGCCAATCACTGAAGCTAGCTACGTCAACATCCCAGTCATTGCATTCTGCAATACTGATTCACCCCTCAGATTCGTTGACATTTCCATTCCATGCAATACCAAGAGTCTTCACAGCATTGGTCTCATGTGGTGGTTGTTGGCACGTGAAGTACTTCGTCTTCGTGGCTCAATCCCCCGTGAATCTAAGTGGGATGTCGTAGTCGATCTCTTCTTCTACAGAGATCCTGAGGAg GCTGAGAAGGAGGAGCAAGCAGCCAAGGAGATTGCTCCACCACCAAAGGAGTTCACCCCTGCTGAGCCAACAACAACCGACCCTGGCTGGGGCAACGAGGTAGAGTCTACTCCCGCAACTGAGAACTGGGCTGACGATTCAGCTCCAACACCAGCTGCTGCACCAGCTCCAGCTCCTGCTGCTGCCTTTGCTCCATCAAGTGACTGGGCTACCCAGGTACAAGACGAATGGTCAGCAAATGCTGCAGCTACACCTGCCCAAGCACCCGCTCAGAACTGGGGTGGCTCTGCTGCCGAAAAATGGACGTAA
- the LOC135164733 gene encoding abscission/NoCut checkpoint regulator, producing the protein MSCTSCQSKFSFFTRENGCPKCGFSYCSKCLKYKCQLSDNTVKKVCGPCYNKKMSQSGKSSSAGSDGLPTPEEDSVPLATVDIERKLEALENPVKPPIVIYKQDHWEQFKTGLEPEDQAIVERFKRLKEADKKLPPVTTEEIRRRLALLKDEDPDYKPPSDVYKVDTRTDQEKSDDLIREYMERLELSKHDAQVDDDIEGRLNKLKGIDPSKSTIPDDVDEATVTRNIVSKALAEAALEKKYGDEGRDELEEMEVEMPIQYDSDEELQCAICDATKNLVQCLGCTGDLYCPTCFAEYHDAMEKHKTVPVKPRKSIPD; encoded by the exons ATGTCCTGCACCTCGTGTCAATCAAAATTCTCGTTTTTCACACGCGAG AATGGATGCCCGAAATGTGGATTTTCTTACTGCAGTAAGTGCCTCAAGTACAAGTGTCAACTGTCAGACAACACTGTGAAGAAAGTTTGTGGCCCctgttacaataaaaaaatgtcacaatCGGGGAAGAGTTCATCGGCAGGATCTGATGGACTGCCAACTCCGGAGGAAGATTCTGTACCATTGGCAACTGTCGACATCGAACGAAA ACTCGAAGCATTAGAGAATCCAGTGAAACCCCCCATTGTCATATACAAGCAGGACCACTGGGAACAATTCAAAACTGGTCTAGAGCCGGAGGATCAAGCAATCGTCGAGAGATTTAAGAGATTAAAAGAGGcggataaaaaattaccacCAGTGACTACAGAAGAGATTCGAAGACGTTTGGCCCTTCTCAAAGACGAGGATCCTGATTATAAACCTCCATCAGATGTCTACAAAGTAGACACGAGAACTGATCAGGAAAAGTCTGATGACCTGATACGTGAATACATGGAGAGACTGGAGCTTTCAAAACACGATGCACAAGTGGATGATGATATTGAAGGAAGGCTCAATAAACTGAAGGGAATTGATCCCTCGAAATCCACGATTCCAGATGATGTGGATGAGGCGACTGTAACGCGGAATATTGTGTCCAAGGCACTTGCCGAGGCTGCTCTGGAGAAGAAGTATGGGGATGAGGGAAGAGACGAACTTGAGGAGATGGAGGTCGAG ATGCCTATTCAATACGATTCCGACGAGGAACTCCAATGTGCAATATGTGATGCAACAAAGAATTTGGTTCAGTGTCTTGGCTGCACCGGCGATTTGTACTGCCCAACCTGTTTTGCGGAATACCACGACGCAATGGAGAAGCACAAAACGGTGCCAGTGAAGCCACGAAAATCTATTCCAGATTGA
- the LOC135164737 gene encoding methyl-CpG-binding domain protein 3 isoform X2 — MNMSVEKRKYPSALPTNWPTRDESTRKAQNQLSSLSNSGKIDVYYYSRGVRNDTSLVPPIRQTASIFKQPVTIYKTQEGKVKDIKHGSQEKPKQLFWEKRLEGLRACDPDGYEFDGMDLPKTLKPVGPYITEETLLQSVATALHVSLQPVTGQTGAKSALEKNPGVFLNPEQPLVQAVAIADDDIKRQEDRVALARIKLKEALRT; from the exons atgaatATGTCAGTGGAGAAGCGAAAATATCCATCGGCTCTGCCGACAAATTGGCCCACGAGGGATGAGAGCACCAGGAAAGCACAAAATCAACTCTCGTCATTGTCCAACTCTGGTAAAATTGACGTTTACTACTACAG tcgaGGTGTGAGAAATGATACGTCATTGGTACCCCCAATAAGACAGACTGCTTCGATATTCAAACAACCAGTGACAATTTACAAAACTCAGGAGGGAAAAGTAAAGGATATTAAGCATGGCAGCCAAGAAAAGCCGAAAcag TTATTTTGGGAGAAGAGACTGGAGGGATTGAGGGCTTGTGATCCAGATGGTTACGAATTCGATGGCATGGATTTGCCGAAGACATTAAAGCCAGTTGGACCTTATATCACAGAGGAAACGCTACTCCAAAGTGTTGCCACAGCCCTCCACGTTTCCTTACAGCCCGTGACGGGTCAAACGGGGGCTAAGTCCGcgttagaaaaaaatccaggagTATTTCTCAATCCAGAGCAACCCCTCGTGCAG GCTGTCGCGATAGCTGATGACGATATTAAGAGGCAAGAAGATCGAGTTGCACTGGCAAGGATAAAACTTAAAGAAGCCTTACGTACATAA
- the LOC135164732 gene encoding SUN domain-containing protein 1-like isoform X2 yields the protein MDHPLVKSKMEITKTHRSSSFNGVYDSSIESAVPNIRNPFTLILELDLFVLLTFGYYFRRFIKAITPFLRIFTIISFGITLILTFILIHSSMNKSSSRELAIAGQLQSTNYLMQLELERLRSKTVDLEFAMRKMLKAARVGTKSHQETLADFASESAGGSIIDTPGTKSYHDQGQLKTLFGILLWKPNYFTPRKVIQPWTQAGECWAFYGSQGKIEIELAYSTFVNKVTLEHISASASLTGTIDSAPKEFRVLGKFQGNYIELATFTYRHDGPPSQSFQIVTKDMQNNPTKQIMLQILSNWGHPDYTCIYRFKVHGKMYNKI from the exons ATGGACCATCCACTCGTGAAatcaaaaatggaaattacaAAGACTCACAGAAGCTCAAGTTTCAACGGCGTTTATGACTCATCCATTGAGTCAGCAGTTCCGAATATACGAAATCCTTTTACACTCATCCTGGAACTGGACTTATtcgttttattaacatttggATACTACTTTCGAAGATTCATCAAAGCAATCACACCTTTCTTGAGGATATTTACGATCATTAGCTTTGGAATAACTTTGATACTGACTTTTATATTGATTCACTCGTCGATGAATAAGTCCTCATCAAGAGAACTGGCAATTGCTGGACAGTTGCAGAGCACTAATTATTTGATGCAGCTAGAACTGGAACGATTGAGAAGCAAGACTGTGGATCTCGAATTTGCTATGAGAAAAATG TTAAAGGCAGCCCGAGTGGGCACAAAAAGTCATCAAGAAACATTAGCTGATTTCGCTTCCGAGTCAGCTGGAGGCTCCATCATTGACACCCCAGGGACAAAATCTTATCACGATCAGGGTCAACTCAAAACACTCTTTGGCATTCTACTCTGGAAGCCCAACTATTTCACTCCTCGCAAAGTCATTCAG CCATGGACTCAAGCTGGCGAGTGTTGGGCTTTCTATGGTTCtcaaggaaaaattgaaatcgaaCTTGCATATTCAACGTTTGTTAATAAAGTAACTTTGGAGCATATTTCAGCTAGTGCATCATTGACCGGGACTATTGATTCAGCTCCCAAGGAATTTCGTGTTCTG ggaaaatttcagggaaattaTATCGAGCTGGCCACCTTTACGTACAGGCATGATGGACCTCCATCCCAAAGTTTTCAGATTGTG ACAAAGGACATGCAGAATAACCCAACAAAGCAGATAATGTTGCAAATTCTCTCCAACTGGGGACATCCCGATTACACATGCATCTATCGTTTCAAAGTCCATGGAAAAATGTACAATAAGATTTAG
- the LOC135164382 gene encoding uncharacterized protein LOC135164382 yields the protein MKMKIQLALVALLALSQSTWVYCEETAASKKLEDSSVEAAESLVEKKTEKRGLGHSYGDLGSSYGGGYGGGYESHGHEEHVKTVTIEKKIPVPVEVTKHVPYLVEKPVPYEVKVGVPQPYTVEKHVPYPVKVFVKVPVHVPQPYTVEKKVPYEVKVPVDRPYEVKVHVPQPYVVEKHVPVPVKVPVPQPYTVEKHVPYPVKVKIPVPAPYPVEKPVPYEVKVPVDRPYPVHVPKPYPVTVEKPYPVPVDKPVPYEVKVPVDRPYPVPVEKPYPVPVKVPVPQPYTVHKHVPVPVEKPYPVPVKVPVDKPYFIEKEVPVPVEKEVPVPVKVPVHVPVHVHHEEYHGDIGGGDFGGDHGGFQPSYGSEGGEYHHH from the exons ATGAAAATGAAG attCAATTAGCCCTTGTGGCGCTCTTGGCACTCTCTCAGAGTACCTGGGTGTACTGCGAGGAGACAGCTGCCTCGAAGAAGCTAGAAGATTCATCAGTGGAGGCTGCAGAATCCCTAGTGGAGAAGAAGACGGAGAAACGCGGACTCGGTCACAGTTACGGAGATTTGGGGAGTAGTTATGGGGGTGGATATGGGGGTGGTTACGAGTCACATGGACACGAGGAGCACGTTAAAACCGTgacaattgaaaagaaaattccagtgccggTTGAAGTAACGAAACATGTACCTTATCTGGTGGAGAAGCCAGTGCCTTACGAGGTCAAAGTCGGTGTTCCGCAACCCTATACCGTGGAGAAGCACGTTCCATATCCTGTTAAAGTATTCGTAAAAGTACCTGTTCACGTGCCTCAGCCGTACACTGTTGAGAAAAAAGTACCATACGAAGTTAAAGTACCTGTTGATAGACCATACGAGGTCAAGGTTCATGTGCCTCAGCCCTACGTAGTTGAAAAGCACGTTCCAGTACCGGTCAAGGTACCCGTTCCACAGCCCTACACAGTTGAAAAACACGTGCCTTATCCCGTCAAAGTGAAGATTCCAGTACCAGCGCCCTATCCAGTGGAGAAACCAGTGCCTTATGAAGTCAAGGTACCAGTTGACAGACCATATCCAGTACATGTACCAAAACCATATCCAGTTACTGTTGAAAAACCCTACCCAGTACCTGTTGACAAACCAGTACCATATGAGGTTAAAGTACCTGTTGACAGACCATATCCAGTTCCCGTAGAAAAACCCTATCCAGTACCAGTCAAAGTACCCGTACCACAGCCCTACACCGTCCACAAACACGTACCAGTACCAGTTGAGAAGCCCTATCCAGTGCCGGTTAAAGTACCTGTTGACAAGCCATACTTTATTGAGAAAGAAGTACCAGTACCTGTTGAAAAAGAGGTGCCTGTTCCCGTCAAAGTTCCAGTTCATGTACCTGTTCATGTGCATCACGAAGAGTATCACGGTGACATCGGTGGTGGTGATTTTGGGGGTGATCACGGCGGTTTCCAGCCTTCCTATGGGTCTGAAGGTGGCGAGTACCAtcatcattaa
- the LOC135164736 gene encoding proteasome subunit alpha type-5 isoform X2, protein MFLTRSEYDRGVNTFSPEGRLFQVEYAIEAIKLGSTVIGISTSEGVVLAAERRITSPLMEPTTIEKIVEVDKHIGCAGSGLMADSRTMIDRARAECQNHWFVYNEKMSVESVAQAVSNLAIQFGDSDDDGSAMSRPFGVAILFAGIDEKGPQLFHMDPSGTFVQFDAKAIGSGSEGAQQSLQDVFHKSMTLKEAIKATITILKQVMEEKLNETNVELMTMTPEAKFHMFTKEELQEVIKDIA, encoded by the exons ATGTTCTTAACACGTTCGGAATACGATCGCGGTGTGAATACATTCTCCCCCGAAGGACGTTTGTTCCAAGTAGAGTATGCCATCGAAGCTATAAAGCTCGGCTCAACAGTGATCGGAATATCAACCTCCGAAGGGGTTGTGTTAGCAGCCGAGAGACGCATAACATCGCCTTTGATGGAGCCAACAACAATCGAGAAGATTGTTGAAGTTGATAAGCACATTGGTTGTGCTGGCTCTGGCCTTATGGCCGACTCCAGAACTATGATTGATCGAGCTCGGGCTGAATGCCAGAATCACTGGTTTGTTTACAACGAGAAGATGAGTGTTGAGTCTGTTGCCCAGGCAGTGTCCAATTTGGCAATTCAATTTGGAGATAGCGATGATGATGGCAGCGCTATGTCGAGACCCTTCGGTGTGGCTATTCTCTTTGCTGGTATTGATGAGAAAGGCCCGCAACTGTTTCATATGGATCCATCAGGCACTTTCGTGCAGTTCGATGCTAAGGCTATTGGCTCGGGGAGTGAAGGGGCACAACAATCACTTCAAGATGTTTTCCATaag TCAATGACTCTGAAAGAAGCCATAAAAGCCACGATAACAATTCTCAAACAAGTAATGGAGGAGAAGTTGAACGAAACAAACGTTGAACTCATGACTATGACGCCAGAGGCCAAGTTCCATATGTTTACGAAGGAGGAATTGCAGGAGGTGATTAAGGACATTgcttaa